GAGGTTACCTACTGATGATGACCAGCCACCATTGCCGAGGTCACCTACTGAGGATGACCAGCCACCATTGCCGAGGTCACCTACTGAGGATGACCAGCCACCATTGCCGAGGTCACCTACTGATGATGACCAGCCACCATTGCCGAGGTCACCTACTGATGATGACCAGCCACCATTGCCGAGGTCACCTACTGAGGATGACCAGCCACCATTGCCGAGGTCACCTACTGATGATGACCAGCCACCATTGCCGAGGTCACCACCCCCTATTTCTCCTTCTACTCCACGTCGTCCTTCAGCATTGCCAGCCTCGTTACCAGCAACACCACCACAGGCCAATACACCACCCAGCTCACCGGGGTCGACAACCCTCTCTAATGCTGGTAGGAATCAATTAATGCAAACAATTTGTATAGTTCTTCACTCACCTTGACACTCGCAAAATCTTAGATAAGATTGACTTATTATTTGCACATCTAAGTAAAAACGTAAGCTTAATTAAGTGTTTTGTACATTTTCCAGATATGCAGGAGTTGATTTTGACACTTTTAGAACAAATGAGGGATGATCTTGTaagaataaataaacaaattcagCGGCAACAAAAGGACGATATGATGGACGAAATTGAGCTGGATAAGCTGGTAAAAGAACTCTTTCCAATCAAAAGTTTCCAAAGCATGGATGATGTAGAATTAAAACTGGAGGACGAGGAGTGTTTTAGACGCCTGGTAAGAACTTCTAGTGGAACTCTATTAAAACAGTTAGGACTGCTTGTGGTAAGAACATCTAGTTGAACTCTTATTTAAACAATATGACCTGCAAATGTAATATTATAGAACCTTACTAAAGTAAATGCGTGTTTATTTGAGAATTTGTGATATTGTATGGGCGAAGTATCGGGCGGGTTATGTGATGGAtgaaaaactttatatttataaggtaaACATATCTTAAAAATTACTGATTTATTGAAATGAGGAACTTCAATTGATATGAAGTGTCGTTATTTTGTTACAGTTGAGACGCCTGTCGTTGATAGGAGGGACATCAGTACGAGACGCCGTACGACGACTGATGAAACTGGTGATCTCAAACGACGTGGCACAACACTGTAACTGGATCGGGAAGGGTGGGAAAACACCATTCTCTACTCTCAAGTTGAGGATACTTATCATAAGTAAGATGATAATGAGACATTTACGCTCAGAATTCtataaaaatacaacatttgTAATTATACATCTTCTTGTAACAAATTGATATTCTCAGTATTGCCAACCTCTGACGAGGTCAAATCGGGTGATCACCTATGAAAAAACGGGTGAAAGGGTCAAAACAAGGGTCATATGCGAAACAACATTTTAGTGtaatttttaacactttttcaaagccttaaatatgcatatatttattattttcattttgttattcaataatatttatgatgatttttttgtaataacataattaatatctgataattaataaaaatattgtatcaaaaaatcttttaaaataatatttgataaaatccgGATTTTTTGTTCTACACGTGTCCGGTTTCATTATTATCTTtgactaaacaaaatggcggccattatgaTTGGCTTGCCTGCCTACTGCAACAGGACATCGCCCACGTTTActatgttttacatgtattcaTGTGAGTAAATCTTTGTCTGAAATCACAAGTGTTTGTGcttttgaagaattttgaagagattaGATCTGATTTTGAACAGTATTAATTAATATTGGCCCTGTCTAATTTTCCTAGCTGGCTCTGGCTAAAAACGATCAAAGACATCGTGATGCATGACTGAATAATTCAatgttgcttgttacgagcatttccattggcttaaaaatttactttatcagcccataaaggaaaaaatggcgtcgccgtttgtaacgtcgcttttgattggctgagatgacggcgtaataatttcatagacaaaagagtcccaaaatgaattttaaatgttgaagagattatctttggtaaattgaattataaggattaatttgaatagattttttatgttatggagatataacacaaaaatctgagtgtactctcatcataaaccgcttcgcggtttatttagagtacactcagatttttgtgttatatctccataacataaaaaatctattcaagttaatccttaaatagaataattgctacaatttcacacctttattaaagtttgtttatgcAAGGGCCTGATATGAGTCTTAAGCcctgatatataattaaaattgcgCTAATGGCTATATCTGACATACTTTTTGTGAGCTTTTTGACACTTTGGTCCCAGTGCTGAAAATCGGGTTATTTGGTGACCCGCCGGGTCAATCGGGTTAGGcattctaaaatgtctaaaaaacgGGTCAACCCGGAAAAATCGGGTGAGTTGGCAATACTGTATTCTAAATGAAAATTTAGTTTTTGCAATATGCATATGCATTGCAAAAATACGTTACGCCACATGAAAGCATTGATTATCCTCCAATGGCTTAAAACAAGACATTTCctggaaatatatttaaaaaagaagatttttttccaaaaatcataTGTGTTCCTGTACAGTACATATTCATTGCTGTTTTACAGGGGCGGTGAGGAGGAACGTTTCGTTTGAAAATGCAACTGACGACGAGATAGAGAACGTCATTAAAGATTGGCTAAAGACGGCCACAGACAGAGAAGGAGGCAGGAGGCATAGGGAAAACCAGAAATCCAAAAAAATGTCATCGAAATCAAAATAACGCGAAATCTTCTAATAAAGTGAATACAGTGTACTCTGTTTAGTAGTTTTCAATCATACATCCATTAAAAGCAGTTGGGCCAACATTCAGACTGACTACTCACATACGTCAAATGTAGAGCAAGCATGTGGGTGACACATTGGCCCAGCATTCTAATAGGCTATTGCCAACACTTAGATTGAGCTGTAAATCATCTTATTTGCCCGTGAGTATTAATTTAGCAGCTTAGAAGCAATCACAAAAAATATCGCGGCGAAAAAGAATCAGTAGAACCAATTAAGTACCCTAAATCGTGAAACCAAACCACCACCAAAATAGTTAGGCATGGAAATTACGCTACCGCAAAAATAAGGGTTTTCAGACTTATAGAGAGCCAACTAAACATAGAGCCAGTATTTAGAGTGACTATAACTGAATAGGACCAATGTTGGGCCGTAACAgcatacaaatacaatgtagaACGACAGCGCAACAGGTTCAATCAAACGCAATTGGCCAATTCCATGGTGATAATGAGATGTTAGctgaaaaaaaacttgtttattgcattgactgatgatcATGAAGATAGCTGAGCTCATGAAACTGGAGTGAACTTTAGTGCATCATATAGTTACGGCCTAAAGAGTCCATACGGTGATAGGACTGGAGCATCAAAGGACAAGACATTATCAACAGAAATTACTTGACCATTCCAATAATACACGTgcgtcagccatcttgtttactcAATTACTCTCATGAATTATTTTCTTGAATGTTTTGTCTGATTGTCGACAGTCTTACAGTACAGCTTGACCGACTCTTCCCAATGTTTGGCGATTTTCCTATCACTCGGGTTCACAATGTCCAGTCGCACACCTTCATAAACCCTTCTAGCCTATTTTAATCACCAATAGTTGAAGCTGAAAAGGTTAGTGGTGTACGCTGTGACAGAACCTGTATAGTCATTTGGTGAAAACGGTAAGCTACTGTAGACTACTTGGGACGAAATGACACCAATAAAGGATAATGCAGGTTTTCAAAACTCTGCCGAAATTTCACTTCCTAGAATATGCAAGTGATTATTTGTTTTGTGAATCCGAACAGTCACATCAGAACTTGACCGAACAGTCACACCAGAACTTCACGCTTTATGTGATGCTGTCAGATCTGGGGACAGGAGTACAAGGTAGTAGTTGGCCATTTTTCGATTGCCTCAAAATAGCAAAACGGATGTCTTTTAATTGTCGACATTTATTTAATTCACTTAATTAACAAGACCTGTGatatatcataaacatatttgaacAGTACAAACGACTCTCCTACCAATTTTCGGCCTCTTTTCAATAGCTATGTACTTTTTGAGGCCGAAAATTTATGAAAGAAGAGATGTTTGCATTgtgtaaatgatttattttctccCTCTGTAGGGCgattgtttgaatattttaacataacCTGAGAAAATTAACAAATCCGATGAAATTGATAACTGAGCAAGCTCGCGTGCGTTCAAAAAGTCGAGCGTTACAGTTCAAGAGTTGTGTTATAAGAGgcaatatatttaaacattattcATAACAAAAGGCCAGTTCTTTCGTGATTTTTTGACATACTGcaagaaaaaaatagatatatatactcCCTAGAAAATTGACCGAGAACCCTTTTTCAAAGGCTTTCGCAACACCGTATCGCATATAACGTTATTTCTTTAGACGAGCGGACGAATACAGGAATACAAGAAAGACAATCCAGGTTACATAACGTCTAATTGTCCATGCGTCTACAGGCAGTCAGGTTCTCATCTGCTAAACTAAGCAGTATTTGGAGAAGGGGTTTTAAAATAGTCATTATAGATAAGCTAATGGTCTTTTAAATACCAGAAAATAGAGATCAACAAACCACTTTTATTTCATCAGCAGCTGATAGTAGAATTGGCCCATTGAGAAGGTAGTTATATCGAGCGGTCGCTCCTAGtctattgattttccaatgcCAATACACACTCGGTATACGTCAGAACTGACGATGTCTGGCTTGCATAATTTATGCTTCATGAGACTGGCTATATCGGGACGTAATGTATGGAGCATCTATAATGGCTGACTGTATCTACTTGTCTGGAAATATGTGACAGTGTCCCTCTCTAACCCCAGGACCAAGTCTCCTCACCAGATATCAGCAGACTTTCCAACATGCTGAAGATACAACGTCCTCTCTGTACAGAGCTCACATTCAGGTAAAATTACAGCACATCTTTGTGAATGAAGTCCTGGGTTGATAATCCGGAATGGTTGGACGGGCAGACGTTTGTGCCTAATTATGGTGCAAATGGGCATGTGATCAGTGTGTCATAGATTTCTGTCAAACTATGAAtcattaaaatgtatgtagGTCCCTGCTGACGGGAGATTTAGTCCTGGTCGTGGATTTACTCTGAAAAACTGTTCATAAAGCCAAAAGAGGCTGTGAGTTCTGTGACATTGTTTTGAAATTCCATCTGGGGTCTCACAAAGATTCCAAGAAAAACGTTTTCGATTGATCATCGCTATAAGGCTATTCACGGATTTGGAACTTAAGGAGAACTGACGACAAAGATGAAGAATTTTATGTTGTAATTAGCTGATTATCATTTGTTTGTATACGTATTCAtagtatattgttttgtttaaattgaTCTGGTCATTTGTCTCTTCACAATGTATGcttcaaaatgattttaagCGCTGTTGGGCATTGATAATCgtgtgtactatatatattatgtaagtgtGTGTTCAAAGcattaatattttacatataggGAAAATGACGGATAttacacacaaataaatatccACCTTAGGACCAATAACAAGTAGGTC
The nucleotide sequence above comes from Argopecten irradians isolate NY chromosome 1, Ai_NY, whole genome shotgun sequence. Encoded proteins:
- the LOC138305154 gene encoding 104 kDa microneme/rhoptry antigen-like; amino-acid sequence: MAAYVVVRFLDKNRVEVVPKCWLVGRKLCRWPSSKYSSTRLTKDIKKMAAPDDDFKLYEIKVLYETVVYTKAREKRYEADDTTASEPDDGEILHERKRYKRPSTRSLDSSDSEPDSAVKYRKTDNQQKRSRSKMSRLPTDDDQPPLPRSPTEDDQPPLPRSPTEDDQPPLPRSPTDDDQPPLPRSPTDDDQPPLPRSPTEDDQPPLPRSPTDDDQPPLPRSPPPISPSTPRRPSALPASLPATPPQANTPPSSPGSTTLSNADMQELILTLLEQMRDDLVRINKQIQRQQKDDMMDEIELDKLVKELFPIKSFQSMDDVELKLEDEECFRRLLRRLSLIGGTSVRDAVRRLMKLVISNDVAQHCNWIGKGGKTPFSTLKLRILIIRAVRRNVSFENATDDEIENVIKDWLKTATDREGGRRHRENQKSKKMSSKSK